The following are encoded in a window of Castanea sativa cultivar Marrone di Chiusa Pesio chromosome 5, ASM4071231v1 genomic DNA:
- the LOC142633779 gene encoding two-pore potassium channel 1-like gives MANNDANESLLSEFRDHSHPNEKNDLQRRRQQRGSASSLAETNRPEENGVESPLHPESIPVKQQFNFKQVFIWLAAYLGGGTICFFLISNQIKGQKTNGILDAIYFCVVTMTTVGYGDLVPNSTLAKLLATVYVFTGMVLVGLILSQAADYIVEKQENLLVRTIYMRKKGAAEILKEVQTHKVKYKFITTGVILFVLIIVGTVFLLVVEEFDFMDAFYCVCSTITTLGYGDESFSTKRGRIFAISWILSSTICLAQFFLYLAELYTERRQSSFVKWVLKRNLTPSDLEAADLDHDKAVSVAEFVIYKLEEMGKISHEDVSVVIETFKRLDVDQSGALTASDLMSSQSS, from the exons ATGGCTAATAATGATGCTAATGAATCATTGCTTTCAGAGTTTAGAGATCATTCTCATCCTAATGAGAAGAATGACCtccaaagaagaagacaacAACGTGGTAGTGCTTCTTCTTTAGCTGAGACCAATCGCCCTGAAGAAAATGGAGTTGAATCTCCTTTACATCCTGAATCCATACCTGTGAAACAACAATTTAATTTCAAGCAAGTGTTCATCTGGTTGGCTGCTTACCTAGGTGGAGGCACCATTTGTTTCTTCCTCATCAGTAATCAGATCAAGGGTCAAAAAACAAATGGAATTCTTGATGCCATTTACTTTTGTGTTGTTACAATGACTACTGTTGGATATGGGGACCTTGTGCCAAATAGCACGTTAGCAAAACTACTTGCAACTGTTTATGTCTTCACAGGCATGGTTCTTGTGGGGCTGATTCTTAGTCAGGCTGCAGATTACATAGTAGAAAAACAGGAAAACCTTCTAGTTAGAACCATTTACATGCGCAAAAAGGGTGCAGCTGAGATTCTTAAGGAGGTTCAAACTCACAaagttaaatataaatttatcacGACAGGGGTAATTCTTTTTGTGCTTATAATAGTTGGAACTGTCTTCTTACTTGTAGTTGAAGAATTCGATTTTATGGATGCATTCTATTGTGTTTGTTCAACCATCACCACTCTGGGTTATGGGGATGAGAGCTTCTCAACTAAACGGGGTCGTATTTTTGCTATTTCCTGGATACTAAGCAGTACCATTTGCTTAGCTCAGTTCTTTCTCTACCTTGCTGAACTATACACTGAAAGAAGGCAAAGCTCATTCGTGAAATGGGTTCTTAAACGAAATTTGACACCCTCAGATCTTGAGGCAGCAGATCTTGATCATGATAAGGCTGTTAG TGTTGCAGAATTTGTCATATATAAGCTTGAGGAAATGGGGAAGATTAGCCATGAGGATGTTTCAGTTGTGATAGAGACATTTAAGAGACTTGATGTTGATCAATCCGGAGCTTTGACAGCATCTGATCTTATGTCATCTCAGTCATCCTAA
- the LOC142633698 gene encoding putative protein FAR1-RELATED SEQUENCE 10, producing MTSLPSKNIWIRRQQCPCGDWKCYVSYEGDAEETSIASQLVKNDMVPSESMVAPYVGMVFKSDDDAFEYYGNFARKNGFSIRKERSRLSPQLGIYKRDFVCYRSGFAPAKKKPIGEHHRDRKSVRCGCDAKMYLSKEIVEGVSQWFVVQFSNVHNHELLEDDQVRLLPAYRKIHEADQERILLLSKAGFPIHRIVKVLELEKGIQGGHLPFLERDVRNFVQNRKKVVQENDALLTEKRENDTLELLEACKATKETDEDFVYDFSVDENDKVENIAWSYGDSVHAFTMFGDVVYFDTSYRSITYGMLFGAWLGIDNHGRTIFFGCVLLQDETSRSFSWALQTFVRFMRGRCPQTILTDLDPGLIDAIRSELPNTKHVTSIWNIISKLPSWFSLLLGSRYAEFKSEFDVLYHVDTVDEFDLRWNQMLSMFGLGSDKHIALLFSFRASWALSYMRGYFLARMATTAYSKSVDSFLKGVFSAQTCLRSFFEQVGISANFQNHAHLAMQYMRIKTCIPIEDHARSILTPFAFNALQNELVMTMQYATSEMANGSYIVRHFKKMDGEYLVIWIPEDEQIHCSCKEFESSGILCRHALKILIVKNYFHLPDKYFLSRWRRESSPVIYEDNCTQNGEDEWFQEYHCLTETLFSESSITKERSDYVRIELTKELTRLLNEVRNLPEIDGVAMDLTLSPTC from the exons ATGACATCATTACCTTCGAAAAATATATGGATACGGCGGCAACAGTGCCCATGCGGGGATTGGAAGTGTTATGTTTCATATGAGGGTGATGCTGAAGAAACATCCATAGCATCTCAATTGGTAAAGAATGATATGGTGCCATCGGAATCTATGGTTGCTCCTTATGTTGGAATGGTGTTTAAGAGTGATGATGATGCGTTTGAGTATTATGGCAATTTTGCTAGAAAGAATGGATTTTCAATTAGGAAAGAGAGATCAAGACTTAGCCCGCAGTTGGGTATTTATAAACGCGACTTTGTTTGTTATCGTTCTGGATTTGCACCTGCAAAGAAAAAGCCTATCGGGGAGCACCATAGGGATAGGAAATCGGTGAGATGTGGATGTGATGCAAAAATGTATTTATCGAAAGAGATAGTTGAAGGGGTTTCTCAGTGGTTTGTTGTACAGTTCAGTAATGTTCATAACCATGAACTTTTGGAAGATGACCAAGTACGCCTCCTTCCAGCATATCGTAAAATTCACGAGGCAGATCAAGAGCGCATACTGTTACTTTCTAAAGCTGGGTTTCCTATTCATCGTATAGTGAAGGTGCTGGAGTTGGAAAAGGGGATTCAAGGTGGGCATTTACCATTTTTGGAGAGGGATGTCAGAAATTTTGTTCAGAACCGTAAGAAGGTTGTTCAAGAAAATGATGCTTTGCTCACtgaaaaaagggaaaatgatACACTGGAACTGCTGGAGGCATGCAAGGCCACAAAAGAAACAGATGAAGACtttgtttatgatttttctgTGGATGAGAATGATAAGGTTGAAAATATTGCTTGGTCCTATGGTGACTCAGTTCATGCATTCACCATGTTTGGTGATGTGGTTTATTTTGACACTTCTTATCGATCGATCACATATGGAATGCTTTTTGGAGCATGGCTTGGCATTGACAACCATGGTAGAACCATATTCTTTGGTTGTGTCCTGTTACAGGATGAAACATCCCGTTCCTTCTCATGGGCTTTACAG ACTTTTGTCCGTTTCATGAGAGGAAGATGTCCACAAACAATTCTAACTGATTTGGACCCTGGGCTTATAGATGCCATAAGAAGTGAGCTACCAAACACTAAACATGTCACTTCTATATGGAATATTATCTCCAAACTACCAAGTTGGTTCTCTCTTCTGCTTGGATCTCGCTATGCAGAATTTAAATCTGAGTTTGATGTGTTATATCATGTGGATACCGTGGATGAATTTGATCTACGATGGAACCAAATGCTTTCCATGTTTGGACTTGGTTCAGACAAACACATTGCTTTACTCTTTTCTTTCCGGGCATCTTGGGCACTATCCTATATGAGAGGTTACTTTCTTGCTCGAATGGCGACGACAGCTTATTCAAAGTCTGTAGATTCATTCTTGAAAGGGGTTTTTAGTGCACAAACATGTTTGCGTAGCTTTTTTGAGCAG GTTGGTATTTCTGCTAACTTTCAAAATCATGCACATCTAGCAATGCAGTATATGCGTATAAAAACATGCATACCCATTGAAGATCATGCACGAAGCATTCTTACGCCTTTTGCCTTCAATGCTTTACAAAATGAGTTGGTGATGACCATGCAGTATGCAACATCTGAGATGGCTAATGGATCATATATTGTACGCCACTTCAAGAAGATGGATGGAGAGTATCTTGTCATATGGATACCAGAAGATGAACAGATCCATTGTTCCTGTAAGGAATTTGAGTCTTCAGGAATTTTGTGCAGACATGCTCTTAAGATACTTATAGTAAAAAACTACTTTCATCTTCCTGATAAATATTTTCTGAGTAGATGGCGCCGAGAAAGTTCTCCAGTTATTTATGAAGATAATTGTACTCAAAATGGTGAGGATGAATGGTTTCAAGAATATCATTGCCTTACTGAAACTCTATTCTCAGAATCATCTATTACAAAGGAGCGCTCTGATTATGTTCGTATTGAACTCACTAAAGAGCTCACAAGGCTCCTTAATGAGGTCAGAAACCTCCCAGAGATTGATGGAGTTGCTATGGATTTGACACTTTCCCCGACTTGTTAA
- the LOC142633665 gene encoding uncharacterized protein LOC142633665, with product MGVDVKSGWMIWIHIHYPHLDKDSNIADIHVAVLLINLGSFQISLSINERQWQADLQLFLWRDGLDLGFMSGCTSTNPKSYECVSVLVVSFGCIWLQVNGGLWKV from the exons ATGGGGGTAGATGTAAAATCAG GTTGGATGATCTGGATCCACATTCACTACCCTCATTTGGATAAGGACAGTAACATT GCAGATATCCATGTTGCAGTGTTGCTCATCAATCTGGGCTCCTTCCAGATCTCTCTTTCCATAAATGAAAGGCAGTGGCAG GCGGACCTACAGCTTTTTTTGTGGAGGGATGGGCTTGACCTGGGGTTCATGTCTGGTTGCACCTCTACGAATCCTAAAAGTTATGAATGTGTGTCTGTATTAGTGGTCTCATTTGGATGTATTTGGCTGCAAGTAAATGGAGGCTTGTGGAAAGTTTAG
- the LOC142636725 gene encoding uncharacterized protein LOC142636725: MEQIEDQKFQTVCKFNKFRFLKRTLLFVFSVSLITLFICYTSGFCFFPYFYNVYFSTFFFSLFTHTLETKYMFLLCNGILAILAKSAVSCSSSCTENDIGSLENVAPVAEREKVAEAERVEEQEDGSSNTEKEERESEAFTAEDEGIEEEENGVVLRTDGEEELAAAAVNEEFPSTDELNKKFEEFIRKMKEEIRIEAQQHLIAV, translated from the coding sequence ATGGAGCAAATTGAGGACCAGAAATTCCAAACTGTTTGCAAATTCAACAAGTTCCGGTTCTTGAAAAGGACTTTGCTGTTTGTTTTCTCAGTTTCTCTAATTACTTTGTTTATTTGCTATACCTCAGGCTTCTGCTTCTTTCCTTATTTCTACAATGTCTACTTCTCCACATTCTTTTTCTCCCTATTCACCCACACCCTTGAAACGAAGTACATGTTTCTCCTTTGTAATGGAATACTTGCTATTCTAGCCAAAAGCGCAGTTTCTTGCAGCTCTTCATGTACTGAGAATGATATTGGATCTCTGGAGAATGTTGCCCCTGTAgctgagagagaaaaagtagcTGAAGCTGAAAGAgtggaagaacaagaagatgggTCTTCAAAtacagagaaagaagaaagagagagtgaagcTTTTACTGCAGAAGATGAAGGGATAGAGGAAGAAGAGAATGGGGTTGTGTTGAGAACAGATGGTGAAGAAGAACTTGCAGCAGCTGCAGTAAATGAGGAATTTCCTAGTACAGatgaattaaacaaaaaatttgaagaattcataaggaaaatgaaggaagaaatcAGGATTGAAGCTCAACAACATCTAATTGCAGtctga